The following coding sequences are from one Sphaeramia orbicularis chromosome 11, fSphaOr1.1, whole genome shotgun sequence window:
- the LOC115428656 gene encoding protein PFC0760c, whose amino-acid sequence MNFDSNLKVEIISALFGQILTHYDKSQGKRKNILSVDEFHIHNLTGKRKSHMKGLCINVDEFFDAEFDCDFRNLSDSRQYMRGDEPYDRPEGWYRMALKVKGKYPDGDAWLGTEGRRRHSVPGEWPVSYHGTSIDGAKGIIRSHYKAGERALYGRGIYSTPDIHVAEREEYAKTFKSKTTGKSYKIILQNRINPQMRQICSRRDYWLTPIRKGVSTEEERKIVESSIRPYGILIKELNDADDDGDGGHIDDDDGDEDYNDQYDDSGDSNSDDDDDNDCNDDDYIDTNDGFEDCDEDENNYNDDDDDDDDDDDDDDDDNDCNDDDYVDTNDGFEDCEEDENDYNDGDDDEDDCNDDDDNDCNDDDYVDTNDGFEDCEEDENDYNDGDDDDDDDDDDDDCNDDDDDDDDDDDDDDDCNDDDCVDTNDGFEDCEDENDYNKGDDDDNDDDDNSVEYVDSDIDHTGEYDDEDENKDDCNDYDDYDGDSYTGDYDGGDLDYNDGYDEDYGEYDY is encoded by the coding sequence ATGAATTTTGATTCAAATTTAAAGGTGGAAATCATATCTGCACtttttggacagatcctgacgCACTATGACAAGTCACAGGGAAAAAGGAAGAACATTTTGTCTGTTGATGAATTTCACATCCACAACCTCACTGGAAAGAGAAAATCTCACATGAAAGGATTGTGCATCAATGTGGATGAGTTTTTTGACGCCGAGTTTGACTGCGACTTCAGAAATCTCTCAGATTCTCGTCAGTATATGAGAGGAGATGAGCCCTACGACCGGCCAGAGGGTTGGTACCGCATGGCTCTAAAGGTCAAAGGTAAATATCCAGACGGGGATGCCTGGTTGGGCACTGAGGGACGGAGGAGACACTCCGTACCTGGGGAATGGCCTGTGTCTTACCATGGAACAAGCATAGACGGAGCTAAAGGCATCATCAGGAGTCACTATAAAGCAGGAGAAAGGGCTTTATATGGAAGAGGAATCTACTCAACACCAGATATACATGTCGCTGAGAGAGAGGAGTACGCCAAGACGTTCAAGTCTAAGACGACGGGGAAAAGTTACAAAATCATCCTGCAGAATCGAATTAATCCTCAAATGAGACAGATTTGCTCCAGGAGGGACTACTGGCTTACCCCCATTCGTAAAGGAGTGTCtacagaggaggagagaaagataGTGGAGAGCTCTATTCGACCTTATGGCATTCTGATTAAGGAGCTAAATGATGCTGATGACGATGGTGACGGCGGACACATTGACGATGATGATGGGGATGAAGATTACAATGATCAATATGACGACAGTGGGGACAGtaacagtgatgatgatgatgataatgattgtaatgatgatgattataTTGACACCAATGATGGATTTGAGGATTGTGATGAAGATGAAAATAattacaatgatgatgatgatgatgatgatgatgatgatgatgatgatgatgatgataatgattgtaatgatgatgattatgttGACACCAATGATGGATTTGAGGATTGTGAAGAAGATGAAAATGATTACaatgacggtgatgatgatgaagatgattgtaatgatgatgatgataatgattgtaATGACGATGATTATGTTGACACCAATGATGGATTTGAGGATTGTGAAGAAGATGAAAATGATTACaatgacggtgatgatgatgatgatgatgatgatgatgatgatgattgtaatgatgatgatgatgatgatgatgatgatgatgatgatgatgatgattgtaaTGACGACGATTGTGTTGACACCAATGATGGATTTGAGGATTGTGAAGATGAAAATGATTACAacaaaggtgatgatgatgataatgatgatgatgacaacagtGTTGAGTATGTTGACAGTGATATTGACCACACAGGTGaatatgatgatgaagatgaaaacaaagacgACTGTAATGATTATGATGATTATGATGGTGACAGTTACACTGGTGACTATGATGGTGGTGATCTTGACTACAATGATGGATATGATGAAGATTATGGTGAATATGACTATTAA